A stretch of the Mycobacterium shigaense genome encodes the following:
- a CDS encoding LppU/SCO3897 family protein produces the protein MGVTVLAAGDAGYVAGELAFDFGVPLIGLVCLIIGVWGRARNRRQPRLAYPPPGPPPWGYPGAGYPGPGYPPRPYPGYPPYPPPPRPTGNSGTALIIIGAVLLTFGIVGNVVRVAGDMAGKSLRGATDTSIQVGECITQKDYAAQLFSSRPANDCGNPANVDELAYKGGASATCPDGKREHSTYDHYSDGSTILCFSLNLKQGQCYRLEGDIQSPRVRLADCNDVAPGLIKVVQRIDGSTDKTRCPAETSGGSYPTPPVVYCLAKVSP, from the coding sequence ATGGGGGTTACGGTTCTCGCTGCGGGCGATGCCGGTTACGTGGCCGGCGAGTTGGCCTTCGACTTCGGCGTTCCACTGATCGGGTTGGTCTGCCTGATCATCGGTGTGTGGGGTCGCGCACGCAACCGTCGCCAACCGCGGCTGGCCTACCCACCGCCGGGACCGCCGCCGTGGGGGTACCCGGGCGCCGGATACCCGGGGCCCGGGTACCCGCCTCGGCCGTACCCCGGGTATCCGCCCTATCCGCCACCGCCGCGCCCTACTGGCAATTCGGGCACCGCGCTCATCATCATCGGGGCGGTGTTGCTGACGTTCGGAATCGTCGGCAACGTCGTCCGAGTAGCCGGGGACATGGCCGGCAAGTCGCTCCGCGGCGCGACGGACACCTCGATACAGGTGGGCGAGTGCATCACCCAAAAGGACTATGCCGCACAGTTGTTCAGCTCACGGCCGGCAAACGACTGCGGCAACCCGGCAAACGTCGATGAACTCGCGTACAAAGGCGGTGCTTCGGCGACGTGCCCGGACGGCAAGCGCGAGCACTCCACCTATGACCACTATTCCGACGGCTCCACCATCCTGTGTTTTTCGCTCAACCTCAAACAGGGCCAGTGCTACAGGTTGGAGGGCGACATCCAAAGTCCGCGAGTGCGCCTGGCCGACTGCAATGACGTCGCGCCCGGGCTGATCAAAGTCGTCCAGCGCATCGACGGGAGCACGGACAAGACGCGGTGCCCGGCGGAGACCAGCGGGGGCAGCTATCCCACTCCCCCGGTCGTTTACTGCTTGGCGAAGGTCAGCCCCTAG
- a CDS encoding DUF4232 domain-containing protein translates to MPIETGDQATPCRGEQVAVSASPTQAAVGHRAVTLTFSLAGGADPCTLAGYPVVQSGAGGPDIQAKPSLRGYLGGLPNGVESPPVVTLSISSQGQAVVEGMATDAGGNPCPTYTELRVNPPDTNVVLTVPADIDACTLQVHPITVVQ, encoded by the coding sequence CCAGGCCACGCCGTGCCGGGGCGAGCAGGTCGCCGTCAGCGCATCGCCGACGCAGGCGGCGGTGGGGCACCGGGCAGTGACGCTCACGTTCAGCCTCGCCGGCGGCGCGGACCCGTGCACGCTCGCCGGTTATCCCGTCGTTCAATCCGGGGCAGGCGGGCCGGATATTCAGGCCAAGCCCTCGCTGCGCGGCTACCTGGGGGGATTGCCGAATGGCGTCGAATCCCCGCCGGTGGTCACCCTGTCGATTTCGTCGCAGGGGCAGGCCGTCGTGGAGGGCATGGCGACCGACGCCGGCGGTAACCCGTGCCCCACCTACACCGAGCTGCGCGTCAATCCGCCCGACACCAACGTGGTGTTGACCGTGCCCGCCGACATCGACGCCTGCACACTGCAGGTGCACCCCATCACCGTCGTGCAATAG